The following are encoded together in the Lysobacter silvisoli genome:
- the ubiE gene encoding bifunctional demethylmenaquinone methyltransferase/2-methoxy-6-polyprenyl-1,4-benzoquinol methylase UbiE: protein MSEQTHKPGTTHFGFRDVPTGDKQKLVGEVFSSVASSYDLMNDLMSLGIHRVWKRYFVATAQAKRGDRVLDLAGGTGDIALLLRDRVLRSAHEVAQGKEPGGIVLGDINGAMLRVGRDRMTDLGKVAGFEYVQLNAEALPFPDASFDLVTIAFGLRNVTDKDAALREMNRVLKVGGQARVLEFSEVKAEWFKPIYDFHSFNVLPKLGKLFANDSDSYQYLAESIRKHPPQDQLKAMMEAAGFARCDYKNLSAGICAIHTGYKV from the coding sequence ATGAGCGAACAGACCCACAAGCCCGGTACCACCCACTTCGGCTTCCGCGACGTGCCCACGGGCGACAAGCAGAAGCTGGTCGGCGAGGTGTTCTCCTCGGTCGCCAGCAGCTACGACCTGATGAACGACCTGATGAGCCTGGGCATCCACCGGGTCTGGAAGCGCTACTTCGTCGCCACCGCCCAGGCCAAGCGCGGCGACCGCGTGCTGGACCTGGCCGGCGGCACCGGCGACATCGCCCTGCTGCTGCGCGACCGCGTGCTGCGCTCGGCGCACGAGGTGGCGCAGGGCAAGGAGCCCGGCGGCATCGTCCTGGGCGACATCAACGGCGCCATGCTGCGCGTGGGCCGCGACCGCATGACCGACCTGGGCAAGGTCGCCGGTTTCGAATACGTGCAGCTCAACGCCGAGGCGCTGCCGTTCCCGGACGCCAGCTTCGACCTGGTCACCATCGCCTTCGGCCTGCGCAACGTCACCGACAAGGACGCCGCGCTGCGCGAGATGAACCGCGTACTCAAGGTGGGCGGCCAGGCGCGGGTGCTGGAGTTCTCGGAGGTCAAGGCCGAGTGGTTCAAGCCGATCTACGATTTCCATTCGTTCAACGTGCTGCCCAAGCTGGGCAAGCTGTTCGCCAACGACAGCGATAGCTACCAGTACCTGGCCGAGAGCATCCGCAAGCATCCGCCGCAGGACCAGTTGAAGGCGATGATGGAGGCCGCCGGCTTCGCCCGTTGCGACTACAAGAATTTGTCGGCCGGCATCTGCGCGATCCACACCGGCTACAAGGTGTAA
- a CDS encoding GNAT family N-acetyltransferase has translation MPTSPALRWLVQPYDRLERDQLYDLLRLRAQVFVIEQNCVYLDPDDKDRHPEALHLLGYAGDGALAAYLRILPAGLSYPQVSFGRVLTAPDYRGRGLGDLMVERALDAIQAQWPGADVQIGAQAHLQGYYGKHGFEPSSEPYVEDGIPHIDLLRRARA, from the coding sequence ATGCCCACGTCCCCTGCCCTGCGCTGGCTGGTCCAGCCCTACGACCGGCTCGAGCGCGACCAGCTCTACGACCTGTTGCGCCTGCGCGCGCAGGTGTTCGTGATCGAACAGAACTGCGTCTACCTGGACCCCGACGACAAGGACCGCCACCCCGAGGCCCTGCACCTGCTGGGCTACGCCGGCGACGGCGCGCTGGCGGCGTATCTGCGCATCCTGCCGGCCGGCCTGAGCTACCCGCAGGTCAGTTTCGGCCGGGTTCTCACCGCCCCCGATTACCGCGGACGCGGGCTGGGCGACCTCATGGTCGAGCGCGCTCTGGACGCGATCCAGGCGCAGTGGCCCGGCGCCGACGTGCAGATCGGCGCTCAGGCCCACTTGCAGGGCTACTACGGCAAGCACGGTTTCGAACCTAGCTCGGAGCCCTACGTCGAGGACGGCATCCCGCACATCGACTTGCTGCGTCGGGCGCGCGCCTAG
- a CDS encoding M1 family metallopeptidase, with amino-acid sequence MRYSILTVCLAAALAAACSRDAAPPAQGTATPAANTETAVTPAAVVDAHSYAEPGKVRIDDLALQLAVDFEHKQLGGSATYTLNWVDKSATQLVLDTRDLTIDKVVGERSDGKWNDLKFALAPADKLLGSKLTIEAPDRNARIRVSYKTSPEASGLQWLTPAMTEGKKTPFMFSQSQQIHARSWVPLQDTPSVRFTYTAHVTSPKDAMVLMSADNDPKAPRDGDYEFKMPQRIPSYLLAIAAGDLVFQPISARSGVWAEPAMAPKAAAEFADTEKMMETTEKLYGPYRWERYDILVLPPSFPYGGMENPRLTFATPTVVVGDKSLVSLIAHELAHSWSGNLVTFSTANDAWLNEGFTSYVENRIVESLYGKERADMESVIGRNELKAEFTDDNKALQSLAVKPGDLKDPDDNLTGTVYTKGAWFLEFLEQRFGRENFDAFLRGYFDHFAFQSISTQQFVDYAKANLLDKYPGKVTQAEFDAWLYEPGIPANAPATPSARFDAVDAARKAWLDAGTLPDKAASDKWTTQERVHFIEGMPDTLSVDQLKALDAAYKFTGTPNGEIAQRWYPLAVRSGYTQANEALGAFLQRVGRRKLVMPTYNELVKTPAGLALAEQIFAKAKPSYHPITTGSVEAVIAKAKAAPQPAQ; translated from the coding sequence ATGCGTTATTCGATCCTGACCGTCTGTCTCGCCGCGGCGCTGGCCGCCGCCTGTTCGCGCGATGCCGCGCCGCCCGCGCAGGGCACCGCCACCCCCGCCGCCAACACGGAGACCGCCGTGACCCCAGCCGCCGTGGTCGATGCGCATTCCTACGCCGAGCCGGGCAAGGTCCGGATCGACGACCTGGCCCTGCAGCTGGCGGTGGACTTCGAGCACAAGCAGCTCGGCGGCTCGGCCACCTACACCCTGAACTGGGTCGACAAGAGCGCCACCCAGCTGGTGCTGGACACGCGCGATCTGACCATCGACAAGGTCGTAGGCGAGCGCAGCGACGGCAAGTGGAACGACCTCAAGTTCGCCCTGGCGCCGGCCGACAAGCTGCTGGGCAGCAAGCTCACCATCGAAGCGCCGGACCGCAACGCGCGCATCCGCGTGAGCTACAAGACCTCGCCGGAGGCCTCGGGCTTGCAGTGGCTGACGCCGGCGATGACCGAGGGCAAGAAGACGCCCTTCATGTTCAGCCAGTCGCAGCAGATCCACGCGCGCTCCTGGGTGCCGCTGCAGGACACGCCCAGCGTGCGCTTCACCTACACCGCGCACGTGACCTCGCCCAAGGACGCGATGGTGCTGATGAGCGCCGACAACGATCCCAAGGCGCCGCGCGACGGCGACTACGAATTCAAGATGCCGCAGCGCATCCCGTCCTACCTGCTGGCCATCGCCGCCGGCGACCTGGTGTTCCAGCCGATCTCCGCGCGCAGCGGCGTGTGGGCCGAACCGGCGATGGCACCCAAGGCCGCGGCCGAGTTCGCCGACACCGAAAAGATGATGGAGACTACCGAGAAGTTGTACGGCCCCTACCGCTGGGAGCGTTACGACATCCTGGTGCTGCCGCCGTCGTTCCCCTACGGCGGCATGGAGAACCCGCGCCTGACCTTCGCCACGCCCACCGTGGTGGTCGGCGACAAGTCGCTGGTGTCGCTGATCGCGCACGAGCTCGCGCACAGCTGGTCGGGCAACCTGGTCACCTTCTCCACCGCCAACGATGCCTGGCTCAACGAAGGCTTCACCAGCTACGTCGAGAACCGCATCGTCGAGTCGCTGTACGGCAAGGAGCGCGCCGACATGGAGAGCGTGATCGGCCGCAACGAGCTCAAGGCCGAGTTCACCGACGACAACAAGGCGCTGCAGTCGCTGGCGGTCAAGCCGGGCGACCTCAAGGACCCGGACGACAACCTCACCGGCACCGTCTACACCAAGGGCGCCTGGTTCCTGGAGTTCCTGGAGCAGCGCTTCGGCCGCGAGAATTTCGACGCCTTCCTGCGCGGCTACTTCGACCACTTCGCGTTCCAGAGCATCTCCACCCAGCAGTTCGTCGACTACGCCAAGGCCAACCTGCTGGACAAGTATCCGGGCAAGGTGACCCAGGCCGAGTTCGACGCCTGGCTGTACGAGCCCGGCATTCCGGCCAATGCGCCGGCCACGCCGTCGGCGCGCTTCGACGCGGTCGACGCCGCGCGCAAGGCCTGGCTGGACGCGGGCACGCTGCCGGACAAGGCGGCCAGCGACAAGTGGACCACGCAGGAGCGCGTGCACTTCATCGAAGGCATGCCCGACACGCTCAGCGTCGATCAGCTCAAGGCGCTGGACGCGGCGTACAAGTTCACCGGTACGCCCAACGGCGAGATCGCCCAGCGCTGGTACCCTCTGGCGGTGCGCAGCGGCTACACCCAGGCCAACGAAGCGCTGGGCGCGTTCCTGCAGCGCGTGGGCCGGCGCAAGCTGGTGATGCCGACCTACAACGAACTGGTCAAGACGCCCGCCGGCCTGGCGCTGGCCGAGCAGATCTTCGCCAAGGCCAAGCCCAGCTATCACCCGATCACCACCGGTTCGGTGGAAGCGGTGATCGCCAAGGCTAAGGCCGCGCCGCAACCGGCGCAGTAA
- a CDS encoding DUF4189 domain-containing protein: MLLAIAAPASAEDGCPDGMRPNPTPTGTPGANQCVPGGSGGGWPPVDNTPRGPKVYNGYGALAFAQASVAVGASDKNDLFGSRRQAERSAMQSCKANGGTDCKIVLSFVNECAVAVIGADASGSKLAIYAGTGKEVADAKAQAEAQCKAQGSPMCKPAYANCVEQWNDW, encoded by the coding sequence ATGCTCCTGGCCATCGCCGCCCCGGCCTCGGCCGAGGACGGCTGCCCCGACGGCATGCGGCCGAACCCCACGCCTACGGGCACTCCGGGCGCCAACCAGTGCGTACCGGGAGGCTCTGGCGGTGGCTGGCCGCCCGTGGACAACACGCCGCGCGGGCCCAAGGTCTACAACGGTTACGGCGCGCTCGCATTCGCGCAAGCTTCTGTGGCGGTCGGCGCCAGCGACAAAAACGATCTGTTCGGCAGCCGGCGGCAGGCCGAGCGGTCGGCCATGCAAAGTTGCAAGGCCAACGGCGGTACCGACTGCAAGATCGTGCTGAGCTTCGTCAACGAATGCGCGGTGGCGGTGATCGGCGCCGATGCCAGCGGCAGCAAGCTCGCGATCTACGCCGGCACCGGCAAGGAAGTGGCCGACGCGAAGGCGCAGGCCGAGGCGCAATGCAAGGCGCAAGGCTCGCCGATGTGCAAGCCGGCTTATGCCAACTGCGTGGAGCAGTGGAACGACTGGTGA
- a CDS encoding DUF2306 domain-containing protein, whose translation MRQVWRGLRWLAALAFGLLCVAVAAYAFAFFYVRNASIGNPFDANFAVAGWAVPGHLFGGGLALLLAPLQLLTGLRRRWPRLHRLGGGLYAGGILVGAISALALAPQAQGGWASGSGFVLLALVWIGTTATGIRYALIGDYERHRRWMFRSVALTASAVTLRLMLGIGAAAMHWPFLAVYITAAWTCWTFNLAVCELLLRWPRRRARLDARRRLAALAR comes from the coding sequence ATGCGGCAGGTGTGGCGTGGGTTGCGCTGGTTGGCGGCGCTGGCGTTCGGGCTGTTGTGCGTGGCGGTGGCGGCGTACGCCTTCGCCTTCTTCTATGTGCGCAACGCCTCGATCGGCAACCCGTTCGACGCGAACTTCGCCGTGGCCGGCTGGGCCGTGCCCGGCCACCTGTTCGGCGGCGGCCTGGCCCTGCTGCTGGCGCCGCTGCAACTTCTGACGGGCCTGCGCCGGCGCTGGCCGCGGCTGCACCGGCTCGGCGGCGGCCTGTACGCGGGCGGCATCCTGGTCGGCGCGATCTCGGCGCTGGCGTTGGCGCCGCAGGCCCAAGGCGGTTGGGCCAGCGGCAGCGGCTTCGTGTTGCTGGCGCTGGTGTGGATCGGCACGACCGCCACCGGCATCCGTTATGCGCTGATCGGCGACTACGAACGCCACCGCCGCTGGATGTTCCGCAGCGTGGCCCTGACCGCCTCGGCGGTGACCCTGCGGCTGATGCTGGGCATCGGCGCGGCGGCCATGCACTGGCCGTTCCTGGCCGTGTACATCACCGCCGCCTGGACCTGCTGGACCTTCAACCTGGCGGTGTGCGAACTGCTGCTGCGCTGGCCACGCAGGCGCGCGCGCCTGGATGCGCGGCGCCGGCTAGCCGCGCTGGCTCGCTGA
- a CDS encoding GH25 family lysozyme — MSSRWPRALAALAALAVGGALAAALGWQWFLHWQPDRVRYPLRGLDVSHHQGQVDWRTVAGDDVAFVYLKASEGGDHRDRLFERNRGEARAAGLAVGAYHFYTWCKSGDEQARNFLAAAAPAPDDLPPAVDLEFGGNCGRAPAGAELRRELDAYLAEVEAAYGRAALLYVTPEFYAAYREQLPARALWRRAIVRAPDASGPWTLWQYHNRGRVRGIAGPVDLNVFDGDAAAFARWREARP; from the coding sequence GTGAGTTCGCGCTGGCCGCGCGCGCTGGCCGCGCTGGCGGCCTTGGCCGTGGGCGGGGCGCTGGCGGCGGCGCTGGGCTGGCAATGGTTCCTGCATTGGCAGCCCGACCGCGTGCGTTATCCGTTGCGCGGACTGGACGTGTCGCACCATCAGGGCCAGGTCGACTGGCGCACGGTGGCGGGCGACGATGTCGCCTTCGTCTATCTCAAGGCCAGCGAAGGCGGCGATCATCGCGACCGCTTGTTCGAGCGCAACCGCGGCGAGGCGCGTGCGGCGGGGCTGGCGGTCGGCGCGTATCACTTCTACACCTGGTGCAAGTCCGGCGACGAACAGGCGCGCAACTTCCTCGCCGCCGCCGCGCCGGCGCCCGACGACCTGCCGCCGGCGGTGGACCTGGAGTTCGGCGGCAACTGCGGGCGCGCGCCCGCGGGCGCGGAGTTGCGGCGCGAACTGGACGCCTATCTGGCCGAGGTCGAAGCGGCTTACGGCCGTGCCGCGCTGCTGTACGTCACGCCCGAGTTCTACGCCGCCTACCGCGAGCAGCTGCCGGCGCGCGCGCTGTGGCGCCGCGCGATCGTGCGCGCGCCAGACGCGAGCGGGCCGTGGACGCTGTGGCAGTACCACAATCGCGGCCGCGTGCGCGGCATCGCCGGCCCGGTGGACTTGAACGTGTTCGACGGCGACGCGGC
- a CDS encoding DUF417 family protein, whose translation MPYPAESPSLAHVWNLSARLLGLLTLWFGLMRPLPFEQAALARLLSGYAWLPSPAWAESIGWALAVLQSAIGLALLLAPRGRVRKGAALLAAAYWAAGLALLLGPAAWIHDPPYRGFPVIGSGQTLLKHLGIAALALGLYARERGCGDGARRALYGLWLGQLLVLVWIGLMKFTAVEAQGVAGLMRASPLFAWLYGPLSEQGASNLIGAIELATAALIALWPWRPQWARWGLWAAVSTYLLTNSFLFTTPGWQPGYGFPYVGGTAQFLLKDLLLLAGAAVLALSAPPRRRA comes from the coding sequence ATGCCTTACCCCGCCGAAAGCCCGTCGCTGGCGCATGTCTGGAACCTATCGGCGCGGCTGCTGGGCCTGCTGACCCTGTGGTTCGGCCTGATGCGGCCGCTGCCGTTCGAGCAAGCCGCGCTGGCCCGGCTGTTGTCCGGCTACGCCTGGCTGCCGTCGCCCGCCTGGGCGGAGTCCATCGGCTGGGCGCTGGCGGTGCTGCAATCGGCGATCGGCCTGGCCCTGCTGCTGGCGCCGCGCGGCCGCGTGCGCAAGGGCGCGGCCCTGCTGGCGGCGGCGTACTGGGCCGCGGGCCTGGCCTTGCTGCTGGGCCCGGCGGCCTGGATCCACGACCCGCCGTACCGCGGCTTTCCGGTGATCGGCAGCGGCCAGACCCTGCTCAAGCACCTGGGCATCGCCGCGCTGGCCCTGGGCCTGTACGCGCGCGAACGCGGCTGCGGCGACGGCGCGCGACGGGCGCTGTACGGCCTGTGGCTGGGCCAGCTGCTGGTGCTGGTGTGGATCGGCCTGATGAAATTCACCGCGGTCGAAGCACAGGGCGTGGCCGGGCTGATGCGCGCCAGCCCCTTGTTCGCCTGGCTGTACGGGCCGCTGAGCGAGCAGGGCGCGTCCAACCTGATCGGCGCGATCGAGCTGGCGACCGCGGCGCTGATCGCGCTGTGGCCGTGGCGTCCGCAATGGGCGCGCTGGGGCCTGTGGGCCGCGGTCTCGACCTACCTGTTGACCAACAGCTTTCTGTTCACCACGCCGGGCTGGCAGCCGGGGTACGGCTTCCCGTACGTCGGCGGCACCGCGCAGTTCCTGCTCAAGGACCTGTTGCTGCTGGCCGGCGCCGCGGTGCTGGCGCTGAGCGCGCCGCCGCGGCGTCGCGCCTAG
- a CDS encoding DMT family transporter — MGRASLLAWSLLVGAGLLEIVWAIALKQSEGFERLWPSVIGLGAAVLSFAMLALALKWLPVGTAYAVWVGIGTVGVAVAGIVAFGEPANALRLGCLALIVGGVIGLKVIG, encoded by the coding sequence GTGGGCCGCGCCTCGCTACTGGCCTGGTCGCTGCTGGTCGGCGCCGGGCTGCTGGAAATCGTCTGGGCCATCGCGCTGAAACAGAGCGAAGGCTTCGAGCGCCTGTGGCCTTCGGTGATCGGCCTGGGCGCGGCGGTGCTGAGCTTCGCCATGCTGGCCCTGGCGCTGAAGTGGCTGCCGGTGGGCACCGCCTACGCGGTGTGGGTGGGCATCGGCACGGTGGGCGTGGCGGTGGCCGGTATCGTCGCCTTCGGCGAGCCGGCGAACGCGCTGCGCCTGGGCTGCCTGGCGCTGATCGTGGGTGGGGTGATCGGTTTGAAAGTAATCGGATGA
- a CDS encoding nucleoside deaminase gives MIATPDYRALLATAVAEARQGLAEGGIPIGAALYHNDGRLLGCGHNRRIQEGDPSVHGETDAFRKAGRQRRYGDTIMVTTLAPCWYCSGLVRQFNIGTVVVGESVNFQGGIAWLRESGVQVVDLNDGECIEMLGGYIAQHPEIWNEDIGED, from the coding sequence ATGATCGCGACCCCCGACTACCGCGCCCTGCTCGCCACCGCCGTCGCCGAAGCCCGTCAGGGCCTGGCCGAGGGCGGCATTCCGATCGGCGCCGCGCTGTACCACAACGACGGCCGCCTGCTCGGCTGCGGCCACAACCGCCGCATCCAGGAAGGCGACCCCTCCGTGCACGGCGAAACCGACGCCTTCCGCAAGGCCGGGCGCCAGCGCCGCTACGGCGACACCATCATGGTCACCACGCTGGCGCCGTGCTGGTACTGCAGCGGTCTGGTGCGCCAGTTCAACATCGGCACCGTGGTGGTCGGCGAATCGGTGAACTTCCAGGGCGGCATAGCCTGGCTGCGCGAGAGCGGCGTCCAGGTCGTCGATCTCAACGACGGCGAATGCATCGAGATGCTCGGCGGCTACATCGCACAGCACCCCGAGATTTGGAACGAAGACATAGGCGAAGACTGA
- a CDS encoding alpha/beta fold hydrolase, whose translation MAAASFALLTALLWRDPYRVVLADYTRQRIAAGLSRDSVVVAGHRWVYAYNDEAPANAPVLVLVHGFTGSKENWYPLAQRLRGRYRLLIPDLPGWGESQRVAGADYGFLAQSARVAAFIEQVARPRGGQVVLLGHSMGGGIAALTAARHTGAVDRIGLLDAAGVRFRDNRFGEQVLAGANPFAVVDQASLRRYIDTVFYDGRAKPLIPWPADRIYIARRKRDAAFEQAVLDRIGRGPERFLPGEAAAGIRQPALLLWCRQDAVIDASALELYAQRMPQALRVLLDGCGHMSPIEQPDAVAQAVVGLIEKGQSR comes from the coding sequence GTGGCGGCCGCGTCGTTTGCGCTGCTGACGGCGCTGCTGTGGCGCGACCCCTACCGGGTGGTGCTGGCCGACTACACCCGCCAGCGCATCGCCGCGGGCCTGTCGCGCGACAGCGTGGTCGTGGCTGGTCACCGCTGGGTTTACGCCTACAACGACGAGGCGCCGGCCAACGCGCCGGTGCTGGTGCTGGTGCACGGCTTCACCGGCAGCAAGGAGAACTGGTACCCGCTGGCGCAGCGTTTGCGTGGCCGCTACCGGTTGCTGATCCCGGACCTGCCGGGCTGGGGCGAAAGCCAACGCGTGGCCGGCGCCGATTACGGCTTCCTGGCGCAGAGCGCGCGCGTGGCCGCCTTCATCGAACAGGTGGCGCGGCCGCGCGGCGGCCAGGTGGTGCTGCTGGGGCATTCCATGGGCGGCGGCATCGCCGCGCTCACCGCCGCGCGCCACACCGGTGCGGTGGATCGCATCGGCCTGCTGGACGCGGCCGGCGTGCGTTTCCGCGACAACCGCTTCGGCGAGCAGGTGCTGGCCGGCGCCAATCCGTTCGCGGTGGTCGACCAGGCCTCGCTGCGCCGTTACATCGATACCGTGTTCTACGACGGCCGCGCCAAGCCGCTGATCCCGTGGCCGGCCGACCGCATCTACATCGCCCGGCGCAAACGCGACGCGGCGTTCGAGCAGGCGGTGCTGGATCGCATCGGCCGCGGCCCGGAACGCTTTCTGCCCGGCGAGGCGGCCGCGGGCATCCGGCAACCGGCCTTGCTGCTATGGTGCCGCCAGGATGCGGTCATCGACGCCAGCGCGCTGGAGCTGTATGCGCAGCGCATGCCGCAGGCGCTGCGCGTGCTGCTGGACGGCTGCGGGCATATGTCGCCGATCGAACAACCCGACGCGGTCGCCCAGGCCGTCGTCGGACTCATAGAAAAGGGCCAATCCCGATGA
- a CDS encoding helix-turn-helix domain-containing protein gives MIFWSVVFAIGAAQAALLAMALWRRPVNAAGNRMLAGWIALIGFDLAVKALYFRDPGPELIRLYHFVGLFPFLYGSLFYVYVRTLTRGCGFGRGDWVHLLGFVVALLPNLGTFVQDAAGDRALYLHIRNGGAWPGGAWLDVFLFAYSLSYVVAGLVCVRRYRRALLQRRSDADRMSLHWIDAMAVSQIVIWCIALTQFLFDIPWIDYPLIYGAVSAWVFVVGYLSLAQAPVAALEDPEAPDEAPPPAAIAAADDPRFPAVEAKLSQLMSSERLYREPALTIAQLARRSGYPEYLVSAVINRRFEGNYCDYINRQRVEAARACLADGDDARTILDIAYDCGFTSKSTFNAAFKRQLGLTPSAYRQQRAAGSASQRG, from the coding sequence ATGATCTTTTGGAGCGTGGTATTCGCGATCGGCGCGGCGCAGGCGGCGCTGCTGGCCATGGCGCTGTGGCGGCGCCCGGTCAATGCGGCCGGCAACCGCATGCTGGCCGGCTGGATCGCGCTGATCGGCTTCGACCTGGCGGTGAAGGCGCTGTACTTCCGCGACCCCGGCCCCGAGCTGATCCGCCTCTATCACTTCGTCGGCCTGTTCCCGTTCCTGTACGGCAGCTTGTTCTACGTCTACGTGCGCACGCTCACGCGCGGTTGTGGCTTCGGCCGCGGCGACTGGGTGCATCTGCTCGGCTTCGTGGTGGCGCTGCTGCCGAACCTGGGCACGTTCGTGCAGGACGCCGCCGGCGACCGCGCGCTGTACCTGCACATCCGCAACGGTGGCGCCTGGCCCGGCGGCGCCTGGCTGGACGTGTTCCTGTTCGCTTACAGCCTGAGCTACGTGGTGGCCGGGCTGGTGTGCGTGCGCCGCTACCGTCGTGCGTTGCTGCAACGGCGCTCCGACGCCGACCGCATGTCGCTGCACTGGATCGACGCGATGGCGGTCTCGCAGATCGTGATCTGGTGCATTGCCCTGACCCAGTTCCTGTTCGACATCCCCTGGATCGACTATCCACTGATCTACGGCGCGGTGTCGGCCTGGGTGTTCGTGGTCGGTTACCTGAGTCTGGCGCAGGCGCCCGTTGCGGCGTTGGAGGATCCCGAAGCGCCCGACGAAGCGCCGCCGCCGGCCGCCATTGCGGCGGCCGACGATCCGCGCTTTCCCGCGGTGGAAGCCAAGCTCTCGCAGCTGATGAGCAGCGAACGCCTGTACCGCGAGCCGGCCCTGACCATCGCCCAGCTGGCGCGGCGCAGCGGCTACCCCGAATACCTGGTATCGGCGGTCATCAACCGCCGCTTCGAGGGCAACTACTGCGATTACATCAACCGCCAGCGGGTCGAGGCCGCGCGCGCCTGCCTGGCCGACGGCGACGATGCGCGCACCATCCTGGACATCGCCTACGACTGCGGCTTTACCTCCAAGTCGACCTTCAACGCCGCGTTCAAGCGCCAGCTCGGGCTCACGCCCAGCGCCTACCGCCAGCAGCGCGCGGCTGGCTCAGCGAGCCAGCGCGGCTAG
- a CDS encoding SDR family NAD(P)-dependent oxidoreductase, producing the protein MNPLAGKVALVTGGSRGIGAATARRLARDGADVALTYASSQAQAQEVVAAIRAAGRRGLAIQADSADPAAVSAAVERTVAEFGRLDILVNNAGIFMYGPFEDESRESFERAIAINVQAPFVAAQAASRHLGEGGRIITIGSCLGERIGAPGMTLYSLTKFATVGLSKGLAQDLGARGITANVVQPGPIDTDMNPADGEGADAQRAGLPLGRYGEPDDVADAVAFLAGPGGRFVTGAVLSVDGGFSA; encoded by the coding sequence ATGAATCCTTTGGCAGGCAAGGTCGCCCTGGTCACCGGCGGCAGCCGCGGCATCGGTGCGGCCACCGCGCGGCGCCTGGCGCGCGACGGCGCCGACGTGGCGCTGACCTACGCCAGCTCGCAAGCGCAGGCGCAGGAGGTGGTCGCGGCGATCCGGGCCGCCGGCCGCCGCGGCCTGGCGATCCAGGCCGACAGCGCCGACCCGGCCGCGGTGAGCGCGGCGGTGGAGCGTACCGTCGCCGAATTCGGCCGCCTGGACATCCTGGTCAACAACGCCGGCATCTTCATGTACGGCCCGTTTGAAGATGAGTCGCGCGAGAGCTTCGAGCGCGCGATCGCGATCAACGTGCAGGCGCCGTTCGTGGCCGCGCAGGCCGCGTCCAGGCACCTGGGCGAAGGCGGCCGCATCATCACCATCGGCAGTTGCCTGGGCGAACGCATCGGCGCGCCGGGCATGACCCTGTACTCGCTGACCAAGTTCGCCACCGTCGGCCTGAGCAAGGGCCTGGCCCAGGACCTGGGCGCGCGCGGCATCACCGCCAACGTGGTCCAGCCCGGCCCCATCGATACCGACATGAACCCCGCCGACGGCGAAGGCGCCGACGCGCAGCGCGCGGGCCTGCCGCTGGGCCGCTACGGCGAACCCGACGACGTCGCCGACGCGGTGGCCTTCCTCGCCGGCCCCGGCGGGCGCTTCGTCACCGGCGCCGTGCTTTCGGTCGACGGCGGCTTCTCGGCCTGA
- a CDS encoding GNAT family N-acetyltransferase produces the protein MHTFGAIRLRDYRDSDWPRLCAIHDAARRDELAAAGLEAAYLTLAQTADNEGLFDARVVVAEVDALVQGFAAYSDDELTWLYCDPSVYRRGIGRALLRRAIADGAGTMYAEVLVGNDAALALYLSEGFRVLRTVQGKLAGNEAYAASGHYLERIDAN, from the coding sequence ATGCACACGTTCGGCGCCATCCGGCTACGCGACTACCGCGACAGCGACTGGCCGCGCCTATGCGCGATCCACGACGCCGCGCGCCGCGACGAACTCGCTGCCGCGGGCCTGGAAGCGGCCTACCTGACCCTCGCGCAGACGGCAGACAACGAAGGCCTGTTCGACGCGCGCGTGGTGGTGGCCGAGGTCGATGCCCTGGTGCAGGGCTTCGCGGCGTATTCCGACGACGAACTGACCTGGCTGTATTGCGACCCCAGCGTGTACCGGCGCGGCATCGGCCGCGCCTTGCTGCGCCGTGCCATCGCCGATGGCGCAGGCACGATGTACGCCGAGGTGCTGGTGGGCAACGACGCGGCGTTGGCTCTATACCTGTCCGAAGGCTTTCGCGTGCTCCGCACCGTGCAAGGCAAACTGGCCGGCAACGAAGCCTATGCTGCGTCCGGGCATTACCTCGAACGCATCGACGCCAACTGA